A section of the Streptomyces sp. NBC_01363 genome encodes:
- a CDS encoding IucA/IucC family siderophore biosynthesis protein: protein MNPTPAPQADGSPPIQQRGQAGLTGHLVAEQSTVPRQMTAPPDEWCTPKSALTTGAPADPLDHPDPLQAADTAGAENLLRCWVRETNLPEPDGHTLRVPLPASGTALLVPVLHWSVTGWHRFGPPALEGAPEGAPSADAVTIAALLGRETDRDPGADMVARVADSVRRTAGFIAERRRTPHAPAEADLFLTAEQSLLLGHPLHPTPKSREGLSDAESRLYSPESHGSFPLHWMAADRSVLATDSAWTDGGRPVPATELVTRHAEGLRLPENTAPIPLHPWQARELAHRPEVAALLDAGLLHDLGPHGRRWHPTSSVRTVHRPGAEVMLKLSLGVRITNSRRENLRKELHRGVEVHRLLRSGLATQWHAAHPGFDIVRDPAWLAVDGPDGEPVQGLDVMLRHNPFGPHDDAVCIAALTAPRPWPGRTGMHSRLVEIVHSLAAVTGRTVRAVAAEWFLRYLHRVVGPVLWLDGHAGVALEAHQQNTLVLLDPQGWPVGGRYRDNQGYYFRESHRAALERRLPGIGSASDTFVSDAVTDERFAYYLGINHVFGLIGAFGAQRLADERVLIAAFRRFLGSAAALGSPLPAHLLEKPELRCKANLLTRMHGLDELVGPVDTQSVYVTIANPLYA from the coding sequence GTGAACCCCACCCCCGCGCCCCAGGCCGACGGCTCTCCCCCCATCCAGCAGCGAGGACAGGCCGGGCTCACCGGCCACCTCGTCGCCGAGCAGTCCACCGTGCCGCGCCAGATGACGGCACCGCCCGACGAGTGGTGCACCCCGAAGTCCGCGCTCACCACCGGGGCACCGGCCGACCCGCTCGACCACCCGGACCCGCTGCAGGCCGCCGACACGGCGGGCGCGGAGAATCTGCTGCGCTGCTGGGTCCGGGAAACCAACCTGCCCGAGCCGGACGGGCACACACTCCGCGTCCCCCTCCCCGCCAGCGGAACGGCCCTGCTCGTCCCCGTCCTCCACTGGTCGGTCACCGGCTGGCACCGTTTCGGCCCGCCCGCCCTGGAGGGGGCACCCGAAGGAGCACCCTCCGCCGACGCCGTCACGATCGCCGCTCTCCTGGGCCGCGAGACCGACCGCGACCCGGGGGCCGACATGGTGGCCCGGGTGGCCGACTCGGTACGGCGAACCGCCGGCTTCATCGCCGAGCGGCGCCGCACTCCCCACGCCCCGGCCGAGGCGGATCTCTTCCTCACCGCGGAGCAGTCGCTTCTGCTCGGGCACCCGCTCCACCCCACCCCCAAGAGCCGAGAAGGGCTCTCCGACGCCGAATCCCGCCTCTACTCGCCCGAGTCGCACGGCTCCTTCCCGCTGCACTGGATGGCCGCCGACCGGTCCGTACTGGCCACCGACTCCGCCTGGACCGACGGAGGCCGTCCCGTGCCGGCCACGGAGCTGGTCACCCGCCATGCCGAGGGGCTGCGCCTCCCCGAGAACACCGCACCGATTCCGCTCCACCCCTGGCAGGCCCGCGAACTCGCCCACCGCCCCGAGGTGGCCGCCCTGCTCGACGCCGGGCTCCTCCACGACCTGGGACCGCACGGCAGGCGCTGGCACCCCACCTCCTCCGTCCGTACCGTGCACCGGCCCGGTGCCGAGGTCATGCTCAAGCTCTCCCTCGGCGTACGCATCACCAACTCCCGCCGGGAGAACCTTCGCAAGGAACTGCACCGCGGAGTGGAGGTCCACCGGCTGCTCCGCAGCGGGCTCGCCACACAGTGGCACGCCGCCCATCCGGGCTTCGACATCGTCCGCGACCCCGCCTGGCTCGCCGTGGACGGCCCGGACGGCGAACCCGTCCAGGGCCTCGACGTGATGCTTCGCCACAACCCGTTCGGGCCGCACGACGACGCGGTCTGCATCGCGGCCCTGACCGCCCCGCGCCCATGGCCGGGCAGGACGGGCATGCACTCGCGCCTCGTCGAGATCGTCCACTCCCTGGCCGCCGTCACCGGACGAACCGTGCGCGCGGTCGCGGCCGAGTGGTTCCTGCGCTACCTGCACCGCGTCGTGGGCCCGGTGCTCTGGCTCGACGGCCACGCAGGCGTGGCCCTCGAAGCACACCAGCAGAACACCCTGGTGCTGCTCGACCCCCAGGGATGGCCGGTCGGCGGCCGATACCGCGACAACCAGGGCTACTACTTCCGCGAGTCCCACCGCGCGGCGCTGGAGCGCAGGCTCCCCGGCATCGGATCGGCCAGCGACACCTTCGTCTCCGACGCGGTCACCGACGAACGCTTCGCCTACTACCTCGGCATCAACCATGTGTTCGGCCTGATCGGGGCGTTCGGCGCCCAGCGTCTCGCCGACGAACGCGTACTCATCGCGGCCTTCCGTCGATTCCTCGGCTCGGCCGCCGCCCTGGGCTCCCCGCTCCCCGCGCACCTGCTGGAAAAGCCCGAGCTACGGTGCAAGGCCAACCTGCTGACCCGGATGCACGGCCTGGACGAGCTCGTCGGCCCCGTCGACACCCAGTCCGTCTACGTCACCATCGCCAACCCCCTGTACGCCTGA
- a CDS encoding ATP-dependent DNA helicase produces MTKPSLPELLHAAVTAVGGTERPGQAAMAGAVAEAVDDNSHLLVQAGTGTGKSLGYLVPALAHGERVVVATATLALQRQLVERDLPRTVDALHPLLRRRPQFAMLKGRSNYLCLHRLHEGVPQEEEEGLFDQFEAAAPSSKLGQDLLRLRDWSDETESGDRDDLTPGVSDRAWAQVSVSSRECLGASKCAYGAECFAELARERAKLADVVVTNHALLAIDAIEGAPVLPQHEVLIVDEAHELVSRVTGVATGELTPGQVNRAVRRAAKLVNEKAADALQTASEGFERVMELALPGRLEEVPEDLGYALLALRDAARTVISALGATRDKSVQDEDAVRKQALASVETIHGVAERITQGSEYDVVWYERHDRFGASVRVAPLSVSGLLREKLFTERSVVLTSATLKLGGDFNGVGASLGLAPEGTAGDDIPQWKGLDVGSPFDYPKQGILYVARHLATPGRESSRTDMLDELAELMEAAGGRTLGLFSSMRAAQAAAEELRGRLDKPILLQGEETLGELIKNFAADPETCLFGTLSLWQGVDVPGASCQLVVMDRIPFPRPDDPLMSARQKAVEEAGGNGFMAVAATHAALLMAQGAGRLVRATGDKGVVAVLDPRLANARYGSYLRASLPDFWYTTDRNQVRRSLAAIDAVAKADGK; encoded by the coding sequence ATGACGAAGCCATCCCTTCCCGAGCTCCTGCACGCCGCCGTGACCGCCGTCGGCGGTACGGAACGACCCGGCCAGGCCGCCATGGCCGGGGCCGTCGCCGAGGCCGTCGACGACAATTCCCATCTGCTCGTCCAGGCCGGTACCGGCACGGGCAAGTCCCTCGGCTACCTGGTGCCCGCGCTGGCGCACGGGGAGCGGGTCGTGGTGGCCACGGCGACGCTGGCGCTGCAGCGCCAGCTGGTGGAGCGCGACCTTCCGCGCACGGTCGACGCCCTGCACCCGCTGCTGCGTCGGCGCCCCCAGTTCGCCATGCTCAAGGGCCGGTCGAACTACCTCTGTCTGCACCGGCTCCATGAGGGAGTGCCGCAGGAAGAGGAGGAGGGGCTCTTCGACCAGTTCGAGGCCGCCGCCCCGTCGAGCAAGCTCGGCCAGGATCTGCTCCGGCTCCGGGACTGGTCCGACGAGACCGAGTCCGGTGATCGCGACGACCTCACCCCGGGGGTCTCCGACCGTGCCTGGGCGCAGGTCTCCGTCTCGTCCCGCGAATGCCTGGGCGCCAGCAAGTGCGCGTACGGCGCGGAATGCTTCGCCGAGCTGGCACGTGAGCGGGCCAAGCTCGCCGATGTCGTCGTCACCAATCACGCCCTCCTCGCCATCGACGCCATCGAGGGCGCCCCGGTGCTCCCGCAGCACGAGGTGCTGATCGTAGACGAGGCCCATGAGCTGGTCTCCAGGGTCACCGGGGTGGCCACCGGCGAGCTCACCCCCGGCCAGGTCAACCGCGCGGTGCGCCGCGCGGCGAAGCTGGTCAACGAGAAGGCCGCCGACGCGCTGCAGACCGCGTCGGAGGGGTTCGAGCGCGTCATGGAGCTGGCGCTTCCCGGCCGCCTGGAAGAGGTCCCCGAGGACCTCGGCTACGCGCTGCTGGCGCTGCGCGACGCCGCGCGCACGGTGATCTCGGCCCTGGGAGCCACCCGGGACAAGTCCGTCCAGGACGAGGACGCCGTCCGCAAGCAGGCCCTGGCGTCGGTGGAGACGATCCACGGTGTCGCCGAGCGCATCACCCAGGGCTCGGAGTACGACGTGGTCTGGTACGAGCGCCATGACCGTTTCGGCGCGTCCGTACGGGTCGCACCGCTCTCCGTCTCGGGGCTGCTGCGCGAGAAGCTCTTCACCGAGCGGTCCGTAGTCCTGACCTCGGCCACGCTCAAGCTCGGCGGGGACTTCAACGGGGTGGGGGCCTCGCTCGGCCTGGCTCCCGAAGGCACTGCGGGCGACGACATCCCGCAGTGGAAGGGACTCGATGTCGGCTCGCCGTTCGACTACCCGAAGCAGGGCATCCTGTATGTCGCCCGGCATCTGGCCACGCCGGGGCGGGAGAGTTCCCGCACCGACATGCTGGACGAGCTCGCCGAACTGATGGAGGCGGCGGGCGGGCGCACCCTCGGGTTGTTCTCCTCCATGCGGGCGGCCCAGGCCGCCGCGGAGGAGCTGCGGGGTCGGCTGGACAAGCCGATCCTGCTGCAGGGCGAGGAGACGCTCGGCGAGCTGATCAAGAATTTCGCGGCCGACCCCGAGACCTGCCTCTTCGGCACGCTGTCGCTCTGGCAGGGCGTCGATGTGCCGGGGGCCAGCTGCCAGCTGGTGGTCATGGACCGCATCCCGTTCCCGCGTCCCGACGATCCGCTGATGAGCGCGCGCCAGAAGGCGGTCGAGGAGGCGGGAGGCAACGGGTTCATGGCCGTCGCGGCGACGCATGCCGCGCTGCTGATGGCCCAGGGGGCCGGCCGGCTCGTCCGGGCCACGGGCGACAAGGGCGTGGTCGCGGTACTCGATCCGCGCCTGGCCAACGCCCGGTACGGCAGCTATCTGCGGGCCTCGCTGCCCGACTTCTGGTACACCACCGACCGTAACCAGGTGCGCCGCTCGCTCGCGGCGATCGACGCGGTGGCCAAGGCCGACGGCAAGTAG
- a CDS encoding GNAT family N-acetyltransferase, producing MAPADAHTDAVTGPAPPADTGAEDTLDLELSEELLALFGEDPPGATGTTGDAGRAGTQPTASRAASSDLLDHPADWGPVTTPAGVLQLVPVRLERDLAVLSRWMNDPAVAAFWELAGPEAVTAAHLRTQLDGDGRSVPCLGVLAGIPMSYWEIYRADLDPLARHYPARPHDTGIHLLIGGVNNRGRGVGTTLLRAVADLVLDNRPRCARVVAEPDLRNTPSVSAFLSAGFRFSAELELPDKRAALMVRDRTHRAQL from the coding sequence GTGGCTCCAGCCGATGCGCACACCGACGCCGTTACCGGTCCTGCCCCACCGGCCGACACAGGTGCCGAGGACACCCTGGACCTGGAGCTCTCCGAGGAACTCCTCGCCCTGTTCGGGGAAGACCCCCCGGGCGCCACGGGCACCACGGGCGACGCGGGCCGGGCAGGTACGCAGCCGACGGCGAGCAGGGCGGCCTCCTCCGACCTGCTCGACCATCCGGCCGACTGGGGACCGGTCACCACCCCGGCCGGAGTCCTCCAACTCGTCCCCGTGCGGCTGGAACGCGATCTCGCCGTACTGAGCCGCTGGATGAACGACCCCGCCGTCGCGGCCTTCTGGGAACTCGCCGGACCAGAAGCGGTCACAGCCGCCCATCTGCGTACTCAACTCGACGGCGACGGACGCAGCGTCCCCTGCCTCGGCGTGCTGGCGGGCATTCCCATGAGCTACTGGGAGATCTACCGCGCGGATCTCGACCCGCTGGCACGCCACTACCCGGCCCGTCCGCACGACACCGGCATCCACCTGCTCATCGGTGGTGTGAACAACCGCGGGCGCGGCGTCGGAACCACTCTGCTGCGGGCCGTCGCCGATCTCGTACTCGACAACCGCCCCCGGTGCGCGCGGGTGGTCGCGGAACCCGATCTGCGTAACACCCCGTCCGTCTCCGCCTTTCTGAGTGCCGGCTTCCGCTTCTCCGCGGAACTCGAACTCCCCGACAAACGAGCCGCCCTGATGGTCCGCGACCGAACTCATCGTGCCCAGCTGTGA
- the lexA gene encoding transcriptional repressor LexA, producing MTTTADSATITAQDRSQSRFEPVHAMNDSVTNMEGPEPARPARSLPGRPPGIRADSSGLTDRQRRVIEVIRDSVQRRGYPPSMREIGQAVGLSSTSSVAHQLMALERKGFLRRDPHRPRAYEVRGSDQPSSQPTDTTGKPAASYVPLVGRIAAGGPILAEESVEDVFPLPRQLVGDGELFVLKVVGDSMIEAAICDGDWVTVRRQPVAENGDIVAAMLDGEATVKRFKREDGHVWLLPHNSAYQPIPGDEATILGKVVAVLRRV from the coding sequence GTGACCACCACCGCAGACAGTGCCACCATCACTGCCCAGGACCGCTCCCAGAGCCGATTCGAGCCGGTGCATGCCATGAATGACTCAGTCACGAACATGGAGGGGCCAGAGCCCGCGCGCCCGGCGCGCTCATTGCCCGGCCGACCTCCTGGAATCCGGGCGGACAGCTCGGGGCTCACGGACCGGCAGCGGCGCGTGATCGAGGTGATCCGGGATTCCGTGCAGCGGCGTGGTTACCCGCCCTCGATGCGGGAGATCGGTCAGGCGGTCGGCCTGTCCAGCACGTCCTCCGTCGCCCATCAGCTGATGGCCCTGGAGCGGAAGGGTTTCCTGCGCCGCGACCCCCACCGCCCGCGGGCGTACGAGGTCCGTGGTTCGGACCAGCCCAGTTCGCAGCCCACCGATACGACCGGCAAGCCCGCGGCATCGTATGTTCCGCTGGTCGGCCGGATCGCGGCCGGTGGCCCGATCCTCGCCGAGGAGTCGGTCGAGGACGTCTTCCCCCTCCCCCGCCAGCTCGTCGGTGACGGCGAGTTGTTCGTGCTCAAGGTCGTCGGTGACTCGATGATCGAGGCGGCGATCTGCGACGGCGACTGGGTCACCGTGCGCCGCCAGCCCGTCGCGGAGAACGGCGACATCGTGGCAGCCATGCTTGACGGCGAGGCGACGGTCAAGCGCTTCAAGCGGGAGGACGGCCATGTGTGGCTCCTCCCGCACAACTCCGCGTACCAGCCGATCCCGGGCGACGAGGCGACGATCCTCGGCAAGGTGGTGGCAGTACTGCGGCGGGTGTGA
- a CDS encoding IucA/IucC family siderophore biosynthesis protein has protein sequence MPKYPASHDSAQSAELLSTPELNRTVWDGAAARLLAKMLGQFAYEKVIEPSAQAGGDTYTLGLDDGGTLGFRARRGVYGSWHIAPDSILETPGNTPGTPAGAEPDGCRGPATGPPGDRSTDPVPFRDPLQFLVRARRLLDIDGATLGHLIREITTTLTADARLDHTALTAARLADLDYAELEGHQTGHPWLVANKGRLGFSATDASRYTPEARTPLTLPWIAVSTRIAAYRGVAGLAGPDQLYAQELDPSVRDSFAAVLRTRGLDADSYLFLPVHPWQWDEWIVPVFAPAIAAGDIVPLHADADLRLAQQSIRTFSNVARPDRHTVKLPLSILNTLVWRGLPTERTLAAPAVTAWVHGLRDGDAFLRDTCGVILLGEVASVAVEHPLYDHLPEAPYQFKEILGAIWREPLQPRLAPGERARTLASLLHTDPQGRAFTAELVARSGLTPTTWLTRLFAALLPPLLHFLYRYGTVFSPHGENAIVVFDDQDVPVRLAIKDFVDDVNISARPLPEHESMPEDVRRTLLTEEPSFLTQFIHSGLFIGVFRFLSPLCEEQLGVPEADFWSLVRAEILRHHARFPELKERFEMFDLLTPCIERLCLNRNRLHVDGYRDRPQRPHAAIHGTVPNPLHPSAGVRE, from the coding sequence GTGCCGAAATATCCCGCGAGCCATGATTCGGCGCAGTCCGCCGAGTTGCTCAGCACGCCAGAACTGAACCGGACGGTCTGGGACGGAGCCGCCGCCCGACTGCTCGCGAAGATGCTCGGTCAATTCGCCTACGAGAAAGTCATCGAGCCGTCCGCGCAGGCAGGCGGCGATACGTACACCCTCGGCCTCGACGACGGCGGAACCCTCGGCTTCAGGGCCCGGCGGGGCGTGTACGGAAGCTGGCACATCGCCCCGGACTCGATCCTGGAGACGCCGGGGAACACTCCCGGGACGCCGGCCGGCGCGGAGCCCGACGGCTGCCGGGGCCCCGCCACCGGGCCGCCCGGCGACCGGAGCACCGACCCCGTCCCCTTCCGCGATCCGCTCCAGTTCCTCGTGCGCGCCCGCCGGCTCCTCGACATCGACGGCGCCACCCTCGGCCACCTCATCCGTGAGATCACCACCACCCTCACCGCCGACGCCCGGCTCGACCACACCGCCCTCACCGCGGCCCGACTGGCCGACCTCGACTACGCCGAGCTGGAAGGGCACCAGACCGGTCACCCCTGGCTCGTCGCCAACAAGGGCCGCCTCGGCTTCTCCGCCACCGACGCCTCGCGCTACACCCCCGAGGCCCGCACGCCCCTCACGCTGCCGTGGATCGCGGTCTCCACGAGGATCGCCGCCTACCGCGGAGTGGCCGGCCTGGCCGGACCGGACCAGCTGTACGCACAGGAACTCGACCCGTCGGTCCGTGATTCCTTCGCCGCCGTGCTCCGTACCCGCGGCCTCGATGCCGACAGCTACCTCTTCCTTCCCGTACACCCCTGGCAGTGGGACGAATGGATCGTTCCGGTCTTCGCCCCCGCCATCGCCGCCGGTGACATCGTTCCGCTGCACGCCGACGCGGATCTCAGGCTGGCTCAGCAGTCCATCCGCACTTTCAGCAACGTGGCCCGCCCCGACCGGCACACCGTCAAACTGCCCCTGTCGATCCTCAACACACTGGTCTGGCGAGGACTGCCGACCGAACGCACCCTCGCGGCCCCCGCCGTCACCGCCTGGGTCCACGGCCTGCGCGACGGGGACGCCTTTCTGCGTGACACCTGCGGGGTCATCCTGCTCGGCGAGGTGGCCTCGGTGGCGGTCGAGCACCCGCTCTACGACCACCTTCCCGAGGCCCCGTACCAGTTCAAGGAGATCCTCGGTGCGATCTGGCGCGAGCCCCTCCAGCCCCGGCTCGCGCCCGGTGAGCGGGCCCGGACCCTCGCCTCGCTGCTCCACACCGATCCGCAGGGCCGCGCCTTCACCGCCGAGCTCGTCGCCCGCTCCGGGCTGACGCCCACCACCTGGCTGACCCGCCTCTTCGCCGCCCTGCTGCCGCCGCTGCTGCACTTCCTCTACCGCTACGGCACGGTGTTCTCCCCGCACGGCGAGAACGCCATCGTGGTCTTCGACGACCAGGACGTACCGGTGCGACTGGCGATCAAGGACTTCGTCGACGACGTGAACATCAGCGCCCGGCCGCTGCCGGAGCACGAGTCGATGCCCGAGGACGTACGCCGCACCCTGCTCACCGAGGAACCCTCCTTCCTCACCCAGTTCATCCACTCCGGACTGTTCATCGGTGTGTTCCGCTTCCTGTCCCCGCTGTGCGAGGAACAGCTGGGCGTTCCGGAGGCCGATTTCTGGTCACTCGTGCGGGCCGAGATCCTGCGCCACCACGCCCGCTTCCCGGAGCTCAAGGAGCGGTTCGAGATGTTCGACCTGCTGACACCCTGCATCGAACGCCTCTGTCTGAACCGCAACCGCCTGCATGTCGACGGATACCGGGACCGCCCCCAGCGCCCGCACGCGGCCATCCACGGGACCGTTCCCAACCCGCTCCACCCCTCCGCCGGAGTCCGGGAGTGA
- a CDS encoding diaminobutyrate--2-oxoglutarate transaminase family protein, whose product MAVTEPAPVAAPSVHEGILRRQSLRESAARTYARSLPIVPVRARGLTIEGADGRRYLDCLSGAGTLALGHNHPVVLEAIKKVLDSGAPLHVLDLATPVKDAFTTELFATLPRQFADNARIQFCGPAGTDAVEAAFKLVRGATGRSGLLAFTGAYHGMTAGALAASGGAEDVRVTRLPYPRNYRCPFGVGGERGAEIAARWTENLLDDPKGGTPAPAGMILEPVQGEGGVNPAPDGWMRRMREITEARSVPLIADEVQTGVGRTGAFWAVEHSGIVPDVMVLSKAIGGSLPLAVIVYRSELDTWQPGAHAGTFRGNQLAMAAGTATLAFVRENRLAERAATLGARMLARLQALATDHPTIGDVRGRGLMIGVELVDPEAAPPGDSPEPPPAPALAAAVQQECLRRGLIVELGGRHSTVVRLLPPLTLTDEQATAVMDRLADALAAAERLPHRRITTGSIR is encoded by the coding sequence GTGGCCGTGACCGAACCAGCCCCGGTGGCAGCACCGTCGGTGCACGAGGGGATCCTGCGCCGCCAGTCCCTGCGCGAATCCGCCGCCCGTACCTACGCGCGTTCACTGCCGATCGTGCCGGTCCGGGCCCGAGGGCTGACCATCGAGGGCGCGGACGGACGGCGGTATCTCGACTGCCTCTCCGGAGCCGGCACCCTGGCGCTCGGACACAACCACCCGGTCGTGCTGGAGGCGATCAAGAAGGTCCTCGACTCGGGTGCGCCGCTGCATGTGCTCGACCTCGCCACCCCGGTCAAGGACGCGTTCACCACGGAGCTGTTCGCCACCCTGCCGCGGCAGTTCGCCGACAACGCCCGGATCCAGTTCTGCGGCCCGGCGGGCACGGACGCGGTCGAGGCGGCGTTCAAGCTGGTCCGCGGCGCGACCGGCCGCAGCGGCCTCCTCGCCTTCACCGGCGCCTACCACGGGATGACGGCGGGAGCCCTTGCCGCCTCGGGCGGCGCCGAGGACGTACGGGTGACCAGGCTGCCCTACCCGCGGAACTACCGCTGCCCCTTCGGCGTCGGCGGTGAGCGCGGCGCGGAGATCGCCGCCCGGTGGACCGAGAACCTCCTGGACGATCCCAAGGGAGGCACACCCGCGCCGGCCGGGATGATCCTCGAACCGGTGCAGGGGGAGGGCGGTGTGAACCCCGCTCCCGACGGCTGGATGCGCCGGATGCGCGAGATCACCGAGGCCCGCTCCGTCCCCCTGATCGCCGACGAGGTCCAGACGGGCGTCGGTCGCACCGGTGCCTTCTGGGCGGTCGAACACAGTGGGATCGTGCCCGATGTGATGGTGCTCTCCAAGGCGATCGGCGGTTCCCTCCCGCTCGCCGTGATCGTCTACCGCTCCGAACTCGACACCTGGCAGCCGGGCGCCCACGCCGGCACCTTCCGGGGCAACCAGCTCGCGATGGCGGCGGGCACGGCCACCCTCGCCTTCGTGCGGGAGAACCGCCTCGCCGAGCGCGCCGCGACCCTCGGCGCCCGCATGCTCGCCCGCCTCCAGGCGCTGGCCACCGACCACCCCACCATCGGTGACGTACGCGGACGCGGCCTGATGATCGGGGTCGAGCTGGTCGACCCGGAAGCCGCCCCGCCCGGCGACAGCCCCGAGCCGCCGCCCGCCCCCGCCCTCGCCGCAGCCGTCCAGCAGGAGTGCCTGCGCCGCGGGCTCATCGTCGAACTCGGTGGACGACACTCCACCGTCGTACGCCTCCTCCCTCCCCTCACACTCACCGACGAACAGGCGACAGCGGTCATGGACCGCCTCGCCGACGCCCTGGCAGCCGCCGAGCGGCTGCCGCACCGCCGGATCACGACCGGGTCGATCCGCTGA